One window of the Lytechinus pictus isolate F3 Inbred chromosome 5, Lp3.0, whole genome shotgun sequence genome contains the following:
- the LOC129260230 gene encoding uncharacterized protein LOC129260230, which translates to MTGSLLATSGLLIASSATNGVELALYLSIAGLGSNILSISLVIALSDQSGDAFGILYGIGKSGYAFGMALVPLLADYLMRIYGWRGSLMIIGGIMAHLIPLTLMVDFAEITVQEEGHEISYSDGRMTGNDSDTTDIEPNCDESLPRSQSASNCSDPSPLEGVIQNENVIIPLEEVNEETRDNAFLIKKSSTCERHKKMSVKSCRIKGQMNCSELSSAVRRECANSIYSRDRWMILLMFVTMVFAMVDGGWHAFLIPRAVHLGVPTFNALALAYSGAAAAFIGRCFGGLLLKSKLISGQCWFLVLTFLNVTSLLVDIFVPRFELMIVTAFITSLTIAERNILVLVICKERAPLPEFPVILASSEIVFGVGTFLGAFFSGKNPCILPFQTFSFFKE; encoded by the exons ATGACTGGTTCCCTACTTGCAACGAGTGGCTTGCTTATCGCTTCTTCTGCGACCAATGGTGTAGAACTTGCTCTTTATCTTTCGATTGCAG GTCTTGGTTCAAATATATTGTCAATATCGCTTGTAATTGCCCTCAGCGACCAGTCCGGTGATGCCTTCGGAATTCTCTACGGAATTGGCAAATCAGGATATGCTTTTGGCATGGCCCTTGTCCCTCTACTGGCTGACTACCTGATGAGGATCTATGGCTGGAGAGGATCCTTGATGATTATCGGAGGCATCATGGCACACCTGATACCATTGACCTTGATGGTCGATTTTGCAGAAATAACAGTTCAAGAAGAGGGCCATGAGATTTCGTATAGCGATGGCCGAATGACTGGCAATGATTCTGATACAACCGACATAGAACCAAACTGTGATGAATCTCTTCCTAGGTCTCAGTCGGCCAGCAACTGCTCCGACCCTTCGCCACTGGAAggtgtcattcaaaatgaaaatgtcatcattCCCCTCGAGGAGGTCAATGAAGAAACACGTGACAATGCCTTTCTGATAAAGAAATCATCCACTTGTGAACGGCACAAGAAAATGTCTGTCAAAAGTTGTCGCATCAAGGGTCAGATGAACTGTTCTGAGCTCTCTTCCGCCGTCCGCCGAGAATGTGCTAACTCCATCTACAGTCGAGATCGGTGGATGATACTCCTTATGTTCGTCACGATGGTGTTCGCCATGGTGGATGGTGGTTGGCACGCGTTTCTAATTCCACGTGCTGTCCATCTAGGTGTTCCCACTTTTAACGCATTGGCCCTGGCGTATTCAGGAGCCGCTGCAGCTTTCATAGGTCGCTGCTTTGGAGGATTACTCTTAAAATCCAAACTCATTTCAGGACAGTGCTGGTTTCTTGTCCTGACATTTCTCAACGTGACATCACTGCTTGTGGATATTTTTGTCCCAAGGTTTGAGTTAATGATTGTGACCGCTTTTATTACGTCACTCACGATTGCCGAACGGAACATTCTGGTGTTGGTCATATGCAAGGAAAGGGCTCCTCTGCCTGAGTTTCCGGTCATACTTGCTTCTTCCGAAATTGTATTTGGGGTTGGCACTTTCCTTGGCGCCTTTTTCTCTGGTAAGAACCCTTGCATTTTACCgtttcaaacattttctttttttaaggaaTAG